The following proteins come from a genomic window of Miscanthus floridulus cultivar M001 chromosome 2, ASM1932011v1, whole genome shotgun sequence:
- the LOC136525859 gene encoding BTB/POZ and MATH domain-containing protein 2-like — translation MSSSSSSIVATSAFGSHVLKIDGYMRTKGLATGIHLRSCSFSAGGHTWHLAYLPNGDSAWNADFISFYLVLEDPPANGTPVLAQFCIALLDRAGNPVPSHTQARPVTRFAAHAAHWGFNTFIQREVLEKSRYLNLKDDSFCVCCEVNVITGFRAEDAASVAAKAAATACVRVPPSDLSQNFGELLRSELGADVRFRVDGEDFVAHRCVLAVRSPVFQAQLFGAMKEASLSAGEHCWVEMDDMRADVFRNLLHFIYTDALPTKPERQEETLIMAQHLLVAADRYGMERLKLICEDILCRHIDVSTAATTLALAEQHRCQGLKEACFQFLKKSPGSLNAVMATDGFDHLANSCPAIIKELMSRLVAAHSN, via the coding sequence AtgtcgtcgtcctcatcctccattGTCGCCACCTCCGCTTTCGGCTCGCACGTGCTCAAGATCGACGGCTACATGCGCACCAAGGGACTCGCCACCGGCATCCACCTCAGGTCCTGCTCCTTCAGCGCTGGTGGCCACACCTGGCACCTCGCCTACCTCCCCAACGGGGACTCCGCGTGGAACGCTGACTTCATCTCGTTCTACCTCGTCCTCGAGGACCCCCCCGCCAACGGCACCCCGGTGCTCGCGCAGTTCTGCATCGCCCTGCTCGACCGCGCCGGCAATCCGGTGCCGTCCCACACCCAGGCCCGCCCCGTGACCCGTTTCGCCGCCCACGCCGCGCACTGGGGCTTCAACACCTTCATCCAGAGGGAAGTGCTCGAGAAGTCGAGGTACCTCAACCTCAAGGACGACTCCTTCTGCGTCTGCTGCGAGGTCAACGTCATCACTGGGTTCCGCGCTGAGGACGCCGCCTCCGTCGCCGCCAAAGCTGCTGCCACCGCGTGCGTCCGCGTCCCGCCGTCAGACCTGTCGCAGAACTTCGGCGAACTCCTGCGGAGCGAGCTGGGCGCCGACGTGCGCTTCCGGGTCGACGGGGAGGACTTCGTCGCACATCGTTGCGTGCTCGCGGTAAGATCGCCGGTGTTCCAGGCCCAGCTGTTCGGTGCCATGAAGGAGGCCTCGCTTTCCGCTGGGGAGCATTGCTGGGTGGAGATGGATGACATGAGGGCAGACGTGTTCAGGAATTTGTTACATTTCATCTACACCGACGCGCTGCCCACCAAGCCCGAGCGCCAGGAAGAGACCCTCATCATGGCTCAGCACCTGCTCGTCGCCGCCGACAGGTATGGCATGGAGAGGCTCAAGCTCATCTGCGAGGACATTCTGTGCAGGCACATCGACGTCAGCACCGCGGCCACCACGCTGGCCCTTGCTGAGCAGCACCGATGCCAGGGGCTCAAGGAAGCATGCTTTCAGTTCCTCAAGAAGTCTCCTGGGTCGCTGAATGCTGTTATGGCAACTGATGGATTTGACCATCTGGCCAACAGCTGCCCGGCCATTATAAAGGAATTGATGTCTAGACTTGTTGCTGCCCATTCCAACTGA